Proteins from one Chitinophaga oryzae genomic window:
- a CDS encoding arylsulfatase — MKKIGIALAAIIQVAVAGNIHAQQKKPNIILIMVDDMGYSDLGAYGSEIHTPNLDRLAKEGLRLKEFYNNSICAPTRASLMTGQYQHKAGVGYFDVNLGLPAYQGFLNKESLTLAEVLKTAGYSTLMSGKWHVGNDSLAWPNQRGFERYYGVIGGGADYFDAKPMPLFGTEYPVVLVENNQRLHPADNSYYFTDEIAAHAVKYLDEQNKSNKPFFLYLAFNAPHWPLQALPEDIAKYKGRYDIGWDSLRSERLARQRQLGLLDPKQTIAARDADVPEWNSLTYDEKELWKAKMEVYAAMVDRMDQGVGKVLDKLKALKKEDNTLVVFISDNGAPAEDVAHWGGKRAARNTGPVGTAGSFESQGKNWSYVSNTPFRAFKNFMYEGGISSPLIAWYPARIKAGSIARGTAHLIDLAPTFYELAGARYPQQYKGVHPNPLPGRSLTGLFFHGEELRRDEPVFWERAGNRAVRKGKWKLVSIYPQYRWELYNIEEDRGETTDVAAKNPQLVNELSAAYFEWAKRTGVADYEQIKPKGRL; from the coding sequence ATGAAAAAAATAGGGATAGCACTGGCGGCCATCATACAGGTGGCCGTTGCGGGCAATATACACGCACAACAAAAAAAGCCCAACATCATCCTCATTATGGTAGATGATATGGGCTACTCCGATCTGGGCGCTTATGGGTCGGAGATCCACACGCCCAACCTGGACCGTCTTGCCAAAGAAGGCCTGCGGCTGAAGGAGTTTTACAACAACTCTATCTGTGCACCTACACGCGCTTCGCTGATGACGGGGCAGTACCAGCATAAAGCGGGTGTCGGTTATTTCGATGTCAACCTCGGGTTGCCCGCGTATCAGGGGTTTCTTAATAAAGAATCCCTCACGCTGGCGGAAGTGCTGAAAACAGCAGGTTACAGTACGCTGATGTCCGGCAAATGGCATGTAGGAAATGACAGCCTCGCATGGCCTAACCAGCGTGGTTTTGAGCGGTACTACGGCGTGATCGGCGGCGGCGCAGATTATTTTGACGCCAAACCGATGCCGCTGTTTGGAACGGAGTACCCGGTCGTGTTGGTAGAAAACAACCAGCGGTTGCATCCGGCGGACAACAGTTATTATTTCACCGACGAGATTGCAGCGCATGCCGTGAAATACCTCGACGAACAAAATAAAAGCAATAAACCTTTTTTCCTGTATCTCGCTTTTAACGCGCCCCACTGGCCGCTGCAGGCGCTTCCGGAAGATATCGCCAAATACAAAGGGCGCTATGATATCGGCTGGGATTCGTTACGTAGCGAACGGCTGGCGCGGCAGCGGCAGCTGGGGCTGTTGGACCCGAAACAGACGATCGCTGCGCGGGATGCGGACGTTCCCGAATGGAACAGCCTTACCTACGATGAAAAGGAACTGTGGAAAGCGAAGATGGAAGTGTATGCCGCTATGGTAGACCGTATGGACCAGGGCGTGGGCAAGGTGCTGGATAAGCTGAAAGCGTTAAAAAAAGAAGACAACACCCTGGTCGTTTTCATTTCGGACAACGGTGCGCCGGCGGAAGACGTGGCGCACTGGGGCGGGAAGCGTGCCGCGCGAAACACAGGCCCGGTAGGTACTGCCGGTTCTTTTGAGTCGCAGGGTAAAAACTGGTCGTATGTGTCTAATACACCTTTCCGCGCGTTTAAAAACTTCATGTATGAAGGGGGGATCAGTTCCCCACTGATCGCCTGGTACCCGGCCAGAATCAAAGCTGGAAGCATTGCACGGGGCACTGCGCACCTGATTGACCTGGCGCCTACTTTCTATGAGCTGGCCGGAGCACGGTATCCGCAGCAGTACAAAGGCGTACATCCGAACCCGTTACCCGGCCGGAGCCTGACAGGGCTTTTCTTTCATGGAGAAGAGCTGCGTCGCGACGAGCCGGTGTTCTGGGAGAGGGCCGGTAACCGCGCGGTTCGCAAAGGCAAGTGGAAGCTGGTGTCTATCTATCCGCAGTACCGGTGGGAGTTGTACAACATAGAAGAAGACCGGGGAGAAACCACCGATGTGGCCGCGAAAAATCCGCAGCTGGTCAACGAGTTGTCGGCTGCTTATTTTGAATGGGCCAAACGCACCGGTGTGGCAGACTACGAACAAATCAAGCCAAAGGGGCGGCTATAG
- a CDS encoding NADP-dependent oxidoreductase produces MKAIVLEKLDPAAPLAVTETAIPDIAADEVLVKTHALAINPVDIKTLEDYTIVRDGETIRGSAAGVLDGVSPIILGWDIAGVVTAVGSDVTKFKAGDAVFGMVRFPGHGKAYAEYVAAPAAHLAAKPAHVSFEAAAGATLAAVTAWQCLTRHYSVKAGDRVLITAPTGGVGHYAVQMAKHLGAYVIALTSTGNVALAAELGADEVLDYASFDAATAAPLQLDFILDAGGRNDATWFARHLKPGAPLFYLPSGLTKVQQQRYAAQGLNAAFKMVTSEESAIEDIARLLHDGSIVTKIAGVFPFSGMKAAFAAQHKGTAQGKIIIRMPVSA; encoded by the coding sequence ATGAAAGCTATAGTATTAGAAAAACTCGACCCTGCCGCTCCGTTGGCGGTTACCGAAACTGCCATTCCCGATATTGCCGCCGATGAAGTGCTGGTGAAGACCCATGCGCTGGCTATCAACCCGGTGGATATAAAAACGCTGGAAGATTATACCATTGTGCGTGACGGCGAAACGATACGCGGCAGCGCTGCCGGCGTACTGGACGGCGTTTCGCCCATTATCCTGGGATGGGATATTGCCGGTGTGGTGACTGCCGTGGGCAGCGATGTCACCAAGTTTAAAGCCGGTGATGCCGTTTTCGGGATGGTACGTTTCCCTGGTCATGGTAAGGCCTATGCCGAATATGTGGCTGCGCCGGCCGCCCACCTGGCGGCGAAGCCCGCGCATGTCAGCTTCGAAGCAGCCGCCGGCGCCACGCTGGCGGCCGTTACCGCCTGGCAGTGCCTCACGCGGCATTACAGCGTAAAAGCGGGCGACCGTGTCCTGATCACCGCGCCTACCGGCGGCGTAGGGCATTATGCCGTGCAGATGGCAAAGCACCTGGGCGCTTATGTTATTGCGCTGACCAGCACGGGCAACGTGGCGCTGGCTGCTGAGCTGGGCGCCGACGAGGTATTGGACTATGCCTCCTTCGACGCAGCCACCGCAGCGCCCCTGCAGCTGGACTTTATCCTGGATGCCGGCGGCCGCAATGACGCCACCTGGTTTGCCCGTCACCTGAAGCCCGGTGCGCCGCTGTTTTACCTGCCTTCCGGTCTGACTAAAGTGCAGCAGCAGCGCTATGCAGCGCAGGGACTCAATGCCGCCTTTAAAATGGTGACCAGTGAAGAAAGCGCTATCGAAGACATCGCGCGGCTGTTGCACGATGGCAGCATCGTTACTAAAATAGCCGGCGTGTTCCCGTTCTCCGGGATGAAAGCAGCCTTCGCTGCACAGCACAAAGGGACCGCGCAGGGGAAAATCATTATCCGGATGCCGGTGTCCGCATAA
- a CDS encoding cysteine hydrolase family protein, giving the protein MKKQALLIIDVQNDYFKGGKMELAGPKAAAANIRLIADNCRQKGIPVMYVQHKADPSGGFLIANTPGADIYPGVQPLAGEKIIVKHYPNSFRETELLTHLRQAGITDLIITGMMTHACVDATTRAAKDYGFNCTVVADACATRDLEVNRQTVPAAEVQRSLMGALGFYYANIVNTQAYLQ; this is encoded by the coding sequence ATGAAAAAACAAGCGCTCCTGATCATCGATGTACAAAATGATTATTTCAAAGGCGGCAAAATGGAACTGGCGGGCCCGAAAGCCGCTGCCGCCAACATCCGCCTGATAGCCGACAACTGCCGCCAAAAAGGTATCCCGGTGATGTATGTTCAGCATAAAGCAGATCCTTCCGGCGGTTTCCTGATTGCCAATACCCCCGGCGCGGATATATACCCGGGTGTACAACCGCTGGCCGGCGAGAAAATCATCGTGAAGCATTATCCTAATAGTTTCCGGGAAACGGAGCTGCTGACACACCTGCGGCAGGCCGGTATTACCGACCTGATCATTACCGGTATGATGACCCACGCCTGTGTGGACGCCACTACCCGGGCAGCCAAAGACTATGGCTTTAACTGCACCGTGGTGGCCGACGCCTGCGCCACCAGGGACCTGGAAGTCAACCGGCAGACAGTGCCTGCCGCAGAAGTACAGCGGTCGCTGATGGGCGCCCTTGGCTTCTATTACGCCAACATTGTCAACACACAGGCATATTTACAATAG
- a CDS encoding AraC family transcriptional regulator, whose amino-acid sequence MEKAHAPFSVSIETLDHWEKRNRRNNFFELVYIIEGKGEQCVNYNQIPYGQGSVFLLPASDCHTYTITEKTTFLFIRFTATYFSSDEDCVIDFGKWFCRLNFIIGNYNRLPGELVSDPTDKRHLVHLLHLLMTETERNDPHTRRIMQSSMVTVLELIARNVASVMSPQALYEEKKFADILLHIHYHLLDDEMVSPQYLAEKFHISTTYFSEYFKRNAHETYQEFILRSKLKLAEAKALYTDIPFKEIAYDLGFTDSSHLNKMMKRFYNKGMSAIRKSAIAAPLA is encoded by the coding sequence ATGGAAAAAGCACATGCGCCTTTTAGCGTCAGCATAGAAACACTGGACCACTGGGAGAAAAGAAACCGCCGGAACAACTTTTTCGAACTGGTATATATCATCGAAGGGAAAGGGGAACAGTGCGTCAACTACAACCAGATACCCTACGGACAAGGCAGCGTCTTCCTGCTGCCGGCTTCGGACTGCCATACATATACGATCACGGAGAAAACTACTTTTCTGTTCATCCGTTTTACCGCCACTTATTTCTCCAGTGATGAAGACTGTGTGATCGACTTCGGCAAGTGGTTCTGCCGGCTCAATTTCATCATCGGCAACTACAACCGGCTGCCGGGGGAACTGGTCAGCGACCCGACGGACAAACGCCACCTCGTTCACCTGCTGCATTTGCTGATGACAGAAACGGAACGGAACGACCCGCACACCCGCCGCATTATGCAGAGCTCTATGGTTACCGTACTGGAGCTGATTGCCCGCAACGTGGCGTCGGTGATGTCACCGCAAGCATTATACGAAGAGAAAAAATTTGCGGATATCCTGCTGCACATCCATTATCACCTGCTGGATGACGAGATGGTCTCCCCGCAATATCTAGCGGAAAAATTTCATATATCAACGACCTACTTCAGCGAATACTTCAAACGTAATGCGCATGAAACCTACCAGGAGTTCATTTTACGGTCCAAGCTGAAACTGGCGGAAGCCAAGGCCCTGTATACCGATATCCCGTTTAAGGAAATAGCATACGACCTCGGCTTCACCGACAGCAGTCATCTCAACAAAATGATGAAACGCTTTTATAACAAAGGGATGTCAGCTATCCGAAAAAGCGCTATAGCCGCCCCTTTGGCTTGA
- a CDS encoding SRPBCC family protein, which produces MADQSFTTTLLVDQSPSEVYKAITNPRAWWSEEIEGDTSKAGDIFDYHFEDIHRSKMELIESVPDKRVVWLVLENQFKPHLFGEHVVHDGSENAKAEWVDTRVVFDITKENGKTKLHFVHEGLLPDYECYDVCVNGWNHYIRESLYSLITTGKGQPNKTGRAMTTDEKKYNAAAGNA; this is translated from the coding sequence ATGGCAGATCAAAGTTTCACTACCACCTTGCTGGTAGACCAGTCCCCTTCTGAAGTATATAAAGCCATTACCAACCCCCGTGCCTGGTGGTCAGAAGAAATTGAAGGAGATACAAGCAAAGCAGGCGACATCTTCGATTATCATTTTGAAGACATCCATCGCTCGAAAATGGAATTGATAGAATCAGTACCTGACAAAAGGGTTGTCTGGCTGGTGCTGGAAAATCAATTCAAACCCCATCTCTTCGGGGAGCATGTTGTACATGACGGGTCCGAAAACGCCAAAGCGGAATGGGTAGATACCCGTGTTGTCTTCGACATCACAAAAGAAAACGGCAAGACCAAACTACATTTCGTACATGAAGGGTTGTTGCCCGACTATGAATGTTACGACGTTTGCGTCAACGGCTGGAACCATTACATACGGGAAAGCCTGTATAGCCTGATCACCACCGGTAAGGGCCAGCCCAACAAAACCGGACGGGCGATGACAACGGATGAAAAAAAGTACAACGCCGCTGCCGGCAACGCATAA
- a CDS encoding winged helix-turn-helix domain-containing protein, producing the protein MHVSQHLLPGKRKYLLGVLLFLVMVIICVAFSMEDSDDFNISRREVLLRRIGHELLLQSGDSTSRVLPVKKIADNEYQIRFEHDLTFQPDSLVNTTRRLLAQDPLARDYIVNVLNCGTTSVVYGYAIAQNRKDDIVACRGRHQPTACYMINIKFKALGMNTAKSKYLLGSLPFLALAGFLFFRSVKPRRTLPENSQPAGMITLGAISFDARHRQLIINGNTVDLTGTEARVLHIFALSPNEVIERSRLQKEIWEDEGVIVGRSLDMFISKLRKKLEPDPDVNIVVVRGKGYRLEVGA; encoded by the coding sequence ATGCATGTTAGTCAGCATTTGCTGCCCGGAAAACGCAAATACCTGTTGGGGGTGCTACTGTTCCTGGTGATGGTTATTATCTGCGTGGCTTTCAGTATGGAGGACAGTGATGATTTTAATATTTCCAGAAGGGAAGTTTTACTCCGCAGGATCGGACATGAACTGCTTTTACAGTCGGGCGACAGCACGTCGAGGGTACTCCCGGTGAAAAAGATCGCAGACAATGAGTATCAGATCAGGTTTGAGCATGACCTTACCTTTCAACCGGACTCGCTGGTGAATACTACCCGGCGTTTACTGGCGCAGGACCCGCTGGCGCGTGATTATATTGTAAATGTGCTGAACTGCGGCACCACCAGCGTTGTCTACGGGTACGCTATAGCCCAAAACAGAAAAGATGATATTGTAGCCTGCAGAGGAAGGCACCAACCTACCGCATGTTACATGATTAACATCAAGTTTAAGGCGTTGGGCATGAATACTGCAAAAAGCAAATATCTGTTGGGGAGCCTGCCATTTTTAGCATTGGCGGGGTTTCTTTTTTTCAGATCTGTTAAGCCGCGAAGAACCTTACCTGAAAATAGTCAACCTGCGGGCATGATTACTTTAGGCGCAATTTCTTTTGACGCACGGCATCGTCAGCTTATCATAAATGGGAATACGGTAGATCTAACCGGAACAGAAGCCCGCGTATTGCACATTTTCGCCTTATCACCCAACGAGGTAATTGAGAGAAGCCGGCTGCAAAAAGAAATCTGGGAAGATGAAGGCGTTATTGTGGGGCGTAGCCTGGATATGTTCATTTCCAAACTCAGAAAAAAACTGGAACCTGATCCGGATGTTAACATTGTTGTGGTACGGGGGAAAGGGTATAGGCTGGAAGTTGGCGCTTGA
- a CDS encoding DoxX family protein — protein sequence MQQQKSALNILIWTVQLLLAALFLLSGIMKLGYPIAKLAAMYPWTGQVSPVYVRLLGVVDLAGGLGLLLPSLLRIRPTLTVWAAIGIIVLMLLATLFHISRGEASVTGFNMIVTLLAAVVVWGRARKYPVYPKAHCRQA from the coding sequence ATGCAACAACAAAAGTCTGCGCTCAACATCCTGATCTGGACAGTACAGTTACTGCTGGCAGCGCTGTTCCTGCTATCAGGCATCATGAAGCTGGGATATCCCATCGCGAAACTGGCTGCCATGTACCCGTGGACGGGACAGGTATCGCCGGTATATGTACGTCTGCTGGGAGTGGTAGATCTCGCGGGAGGATTGGGGCTGCTATTGCCATCGTTACTGCGAATCCGGCCGACGCTCACCGTATGGGCCGCTATTGGCATTATTGTACTGATGCTACTGGCCACCTTATTTCATATTTCACGGGGAGAAGCGTCCGTTACAGGGTTTAATATGATCGTGACTTTGCTGGCAGCCGTAGTCGTGTGGGGAAGAGCACGCAAATATCCTGTCTACCCCAAAGCTCATTGCCGGCAGGCCTGA
- a CDS encoding ligand-binding sensor domain-containing protein — translation MSFFVSYGQTPTEGSKTISSSDTSGPKKITRNILQDRKGDIWVAAFDGIFRYDGKAFTKITGKVSSARFFSVLEDSKGNYWFGSIGSGVYYYDGKSFQHFTTADGLLNNDVGSIYEDKKGNIWLGVFGGASRYDGKSFQNFIINGETMNEDRTGKTFSHRPPYEVNAMIEDKRGRLWLATRGNTFIYDGKTFTAVTRGSQPFKNVRTVIEDKKGNIWLGGADGLWRYDGSTFTNFTRKFVGYIMEDKKGNIWTSSERAHNQALALPKYDGKYYSNEAWALSRYDGKSLSGKKPTVTEIAHNPMCFGILEDDKGNIWFGALGGVYRYDGNTIKSFNSPGN, via the coding sequence ATGTCTTTTTTTGTCTCCTATGGACAAACACCAACAGAAGGGAGCAAGACTATTAGCAGCTCCGATACCAGCGGACCTAAAAAGATCACCCGGAATATCCTGCAAGACAGGAAGGGCGACATTTGGGTAGCTGCTTTTGATGGTATTTTCCGGTATGATGGAAAGGCTTTTACCAAAATCACAGGTAAAGTGAGTTCCGCCCGCTTTTTTTCTGTTTTGGAAGACAGTAAAGGAAACTACTGGTTCGGCTCTATCGGCTCGGGTGTTTATTATTACGATGGGAAATCCTTTCAACATTTCACCACCGCGGACGGTCTTTTGAATAATGATGTGGGCAGTATTTATGAAGATAAAAAAGGGAACATCTGGTTGGGGGTTTTTGGAGGCGCCAGCCGTTATGATGGGAAATCTTTTCAGAACTTTATCATCAATGGAGAAACAATGAATGAAGACCGGACAGGCAAAACGTTTTCGCATAGACCCCCTTATGAAGTGAACGCCATGATTGAAGACAAAAGAGGCCGGTTGTGGCTGGCTACCAGGGGCAATACCTTCATCTATGATGGGAAAACATTTACTGCTGTTACCCGCGGGAGCCAACCTTTTAAGAATGTTCGTACTGTAATCGAAGATAAAAAAGGCAATATCTGGCTGGGCGGAGCAGATGGTCTTTGGCGCTATGATGGCAGTACATTTACCAATTTCACCCGGAAGTTTGTTGGTTACATCATGGAGGACAAAAAAGGTAATATCTGGACCAGTTCAGAAAGGGCGCATAACCAGGCGCTGGCACTTCCGAAGTATGACGGAAAGTACTATTCCAATGAAGCCTGGGCGCTGTCCCGTTATGACGGGAAGTCTTTGTCCGGTAAAAAGCCAACGGTAACCGAAATAGCCCATAACCCGATGTGTTTCGGGATTTTGGAAGATGATAAAGGAAATATCTGGTTTGGCGCCTTAGGTGGCGTGTATCGTTATGATGGTAATACCATTAAAAGTTTTAACAGTCCAGGCAATTAG
- a CDS encoding RagB/SusD family nutrient uptake outer membrane protein, translating to MKKAFLRYSVLLFLSAASCSKLDEHPESVLITDNFYQNEAQANSAVTAAYRKLYETGQSLYNSLFQIGVEMATDDYEAGPRARNAHVRAISGLTHDASNDRMEQLWKQSYDAINVSNIAIDRIALIKKENISEAARARLINEAKFLRALHYFNLVRWFGAVPLILHEPASLSPEALYVEKAPEADVYAQIISDLTAAESLPAPGEYGANDIGRATAGAAKSLLSKVYLTRQDWAKAAVKSKEVIDSHWYGLFENFADVFNVAKKNGIEHIFSAQFLGNAGYQGNSLASRSAPNEVPGINGDYADALHKQGGLYESFAEGDARKAVTFVTQMVSPADGKLYIFDPHFNKYYDPAVVGNPGESSKNLPIIRYAEVLLIYAEALNELNGPVAEAYQAIDAVRQRSGVARLQDVAPALSTGNFRDTVFQERRKELVYEYQRWFDLVRRGPDYYVKVLKAAGKTQAAPRHIHFPTPQRELNLNPKLKQDPLWVNY from the coding sequence ATGAAAAAAGCCTTTTTACGATATAGTGTGTTACTGTTTTTGTCAGCAGCTTCCTGCTCCAAGCTGGATGAACATCCGGAATCAGTACTGATCACCGATAACTTCTATCAGAATGAAGCACAGGCTAACTCCGCTGTGACAGCGGCTTACCGGAAACTGTACGAAACCGGCCAGTCGCTGTATAACAGCCTCTTTCAGATCGGTGTGGAAATGGCCACCGACGATTACGAAGCTGGTCCAAGGGCCCGCAATGCGCATGTAAGAGCCATTTCAGGGCTTACGCACGATGCCTCCAACGACAGGATGGAACAGTTATGGAAACAGAGCTACGATGCCATTAATGTTTCCAACATCGCTATCGACCGGATCGCGCTGATTAAAAAAGAGAACATCTCCGAAGCTGCGCGCGCCCGGCTGATCAATGAAGCGAAGTTTCTGCGGGCATTGCATTACTTCAACCTGGTAAGGTGGTTTGGAGCCGTACCGCTGATATTACACGAACCGGCCTCACTGTCACCCGAAGCGCTGTACGTAGAAAAGGCGCCGGAGGCAGACGTGTATGCGCAGATCATCAGCGATCTCACAGCGGCGGAGAGCCTGCCTGCTCCGGGCGAATACGGCGCCAACGACATCGGCAGGGCCACCGCCGGCGCCGCCAAAAGCCTGCTGTCGAAAGTATACCTCACCCGGCAAGACTGGGCCAAGGCGGCCGTTAAAAGCAAGGAGGTGATTGACAGCCACTGGTATGGCTTGTTTGAGAACTTTGCGGATGTGTTCAACGTGGCGAAGAAAAATGGTATCGAACATATCTTTTCTGCACAGTTCCTGGGCAACGCCGGTTATCAGGGCAATAGCCTCGCCAGCCGCTCCGCACCGAATGAGGTGCCCGGTATCAACGGTGATTACGCCGACGCGCTGCACAAACAGGGAGGGCTATACGAAAGTTTTGCGGAAGGCGACGCCCGCAAAGCCGTCACCTTTGTGACGCAGATGGTGAGCCCTGCCGACGGAAAGCTGTACATCTTTGACCCCCACTTCAATAAATACTATGATCCCGCTGTGGTGGGCAATCCGGGGGAATCTTCCAAAAACCTCCCTATCATCCGTTATGCGGAAGTATTGCTCATCTATGCGGAAGCGCTGAATGAACTGAATGGTCCCGTGGCGGAAGCTTACCAGGCGATTGACGCTGTGCGGCAGCGTTCGGGCGTAGCGCGCCTGCAGGACGTGGCCCCGGCTTTAAGTACCGGCAACTTCCGCGATACGGTGTTCCAGGAGAGACGTAAAGAGCTGGTGTATGAATACCAGCGATGGTTTGACCTGGTACGGCGCGGGCCGGACTACTACGTCAAAGTGCTGAAGGCCGCCGGTAAAACCCAGGCCGCGCCGCGGCATATCCATTTTCCAACGCCCCAGCGGGAGCTGAACCTCAATCCTAAACTGAAACAAGACCCGCTGTGGGTCAACTATTGA
- a CDS encoding Crp/Fnr family transcriptional regulator, with protein sequence MKMMTGYEPILQNVAKHISLTGEETAFFCSLLQERQYHKKEYLLREGSVCNQLVFLTSGCVKSYLLDQKSNEHILTIAIADWWVADYQSLVFDTPSELFIEAVEPTTALLLTKADRELLFSRIPRFEQYFRILTERAFAMSQQRITDILSLPAAARYEQFLRRYQRIAASFNQQQIASFIGVTPAFFSRMLKSKRSS encoded by the coding sequence ATGAAGATGATGACCGGATATGAGCCCATCCTGCAGAATGTAGCCAAACACATTTCTCTTACCGGGGAGGAAACAGCTTTCTTTTGTTCGTTGCTGCAGGAACGGCAGTACCACAAAAAAGAATATCTCCTCCGGGAAGGGAGTGTCTGTAATCAGCTGGTCTTTCTCACCAGTGGCTGTGTAAAAAGCTATCTGCTGGACCAGAAAAGCAATGAGCATATTTTAACCATCGCCATCGCCGACTGGTGGGTAGCCGATTATCAAAGCCTGGTTTTTGACACGCCGTCGGAGTTGTTTATCGAAGCGGTGGAACCTACTACGGCGCTGCTGCTGACGAAAGCAGACCGGGAACTCCTTTTTTCCCGGATACCCCGCTTTGAACAGTACTTCCGGATACTCACCGAAAGGGCGTTTGCCATGAGCCAGCAGCGGATCACCGATATCCTGAGCTTGCCGGCGGCGGCGCGATATGAGCAGTTTCTCCGGCGCTACCAGCGTATTGCGGCTTCTTTCAACCAGCAACAGATTGCCTCCTTCATTGGCGTAACGCCGGCATTTTTTAGCCGGATGCTGAAGTCAAAGCGGTCTTCCTGA
- a CDS encoding arylsulfatase yields the protein MMKKMLTTLALLGCFSWSMAQQKQPPNIILIMVDDMGYSDIAPYGGEIQTPNLSRLAAEGLRLQEFYNNSICAPTRASLLTGQSNHKAGIGFFNVNLGLPAYQGYLNRESLTLAEVLKQAGYSTLMSGKWHVGDDSIYWPNQRGFDRFFGFIGGASNYFDIGSYSDKVPPVPLVENNRRFNLEPGHYLTDEIAGHAVKFLDEQSHTNKPFFLYVAYNAPHWPLQALPEDIAKYKGRYAIGWDSLRNERIARQKKLGLIKADATIAPDPEVPLWEGLTYDEKKLWEKKMEVYAAMIDRMDQGIGKILDKLKALKKDDNTLIVFISDNGAQGGFIPAGRKRQRNSGPVGTAGSYDYQEQSWAHVSNAPFRSYKASAYEGGISSPLIAWFPAKIKGGGIARGTAHLIDLAPTFYEVAGAAYPASYQHVTTNPLQGESLAPLFFSLREIDRATPLFWERAGNRAVRKGKWKLISSYPSKQWELYDIDRDRGETTDLAAQQPQVVKELSAAYDVWARDNNVVDYDRIKPVGPAGFAGPTGGGASPAGRKQ from the coding sequence ATGATGAAGAAAATGCTCACCACCCTTGCTTTGCTCGGCTGCTTCAGCTGGAGCATGGCACAGCAGAAACAGCCACCCAACATCATCCTCATCATGGTAGATGATATGGGGTACTCCGACATTGCGCCCTATGGCGGAGAAATACAAACGCCCAACCTGTCGCGGCTGGCGGCCGAAGGCCTGCGGTTACAGGAGTTTTACAACAACTCCATCTGTGCGCCTACCCGTGCCTCCCTGCTGACGGGCCAGTCCAACCATAAAGCCGGCATTGGCTTTTTTAATGTCAACCTGGGACTACCGGCTTACCAGGGATACCTGAACCGCGAATCCCTCACACTGGCGGAAGTGCTGAAACAAGCCGGCTACAGCACGCTGATGTCCGGCAAATGGCATGTTGGCGACGACAGTATCTACTGGCCCAACCAGCGCGGATTTGATCGTTTCTTTGGTTTCATCGGCGGCGCCAGCAACTATTTTGATATCGGCAGTTATTCCGATAAAGTACCACCGGTGCCGCTGGTAGAAAACAACCGGCGCTTTAACCTCGAACCAGGACATTACCTGACAGACGAAATTGCCGGTCATGCGGTGAAATTCCTCGACGAACAAAGTCATACCAACAAACCTTTTTTCCTGTACGTCGCATACAATGCGCCACACTGGCCCTTGCAGGCGCTCCCGGAAGATATCGCCAAATACAAAGGCCGTTACGCGATTGGCTGGGATTCCTTGCGCAACGAGCGGATCGCCCGGCAAAAGAAGCTGGGGCTGATCAAAGCAGATGCAACGATTGCGCCTGATCCGGAGGTGCCGTTATGGGAAGGACTTACCTACGATGAAAAGAAACTGTGGGAGAAAAAAATGGAAGTGTATGCCGCCATGATAGACCGTATGGACCAGGGTATTGGCAAAATACTCGATAAACTGAAAGCGCTGAAGAAAGATGATAATACGCTCATCGTGTTTATCTCCGACAATGGTGCTCAGGGTGGTTTTATACCTGCCGGAAGAAAAAGACAACGTAACTCCGGCCCTGTCGGGACTGCCGGTTCATATGATTACCAGGAGCAAAGCTGGGCGCATGTGTCTAATGCTCCTTTCCGGTCATACAAAGCCAGCGCCTATGAAGGTGGTATCAGTTCTCCGCTGATCGCCTGGTTCCCCGCCAAAATCAAAGGTGGCGGTATTGCCCGTGGCACTGCCCATCTGATAGACCTGGCCCCTACTTTTTATGAAGTGGCAGGCGCGGCTTATCCCGCCAGTTATCAGCATGTTACCACCAATCCCTTACAGGGAGAGAGCCTTGCGCCTTTATTTTTCTCCCTCCGGGAGATAGACAGAGCCACGCCTTTGTTCTGGGAGCGGGCGGGCAACCGGGCCGTGCGCAAAGGTAAATGGAAACTGATATCTTCTTATCCCTCCAAACAATGGGAGCTGTACGACATAGACCGTGATCGTGGTGAAACCACCGACCTCGCCGCGCAACAGCCGCAGGTAGTGAAAGAGCTGTCAGCCGCTTACGACGTGTGGGCCAGAGACAACAATGTGGTGGATTATGACAGGATCAAACCCGTTGGTCCTGCAGGATTTGCTGGTCCGACAGGAGGGGGTGCATCGCCGGCAGGCAGGAAACAATAA